A portion of the Clostridium gelidum genome contains these proteins:
- a CDS encoding TIGR04076 family protein, producing MKKWYDEEYEWEIEVTGFLRSDHTERYCRNGEEVGDKYTCTYGCPVNNDGQGICSKVMMIMFPIMEAVRSGGDLKNIGGDGKYSKDVVCPDGCVMFRMTANKLENENFYKGKFFD from the coding sequence ATGAAAAAATGGTATGATGAAGAGTATGAATGGGAAATTGAGGTAACAGGGTTTCTTCGAAGTGACCACACAGAGCGGTATTGCCGAAACGGCGAGGAGGTTGGAGATAAGTATACCTGCACCTATGGCTGTCCTGTAAATAACGATGGACAGGGTATTTGCTCCAAAGTAATGATGATTATGTTCCCAATCATGGAGGCTGTCAGAAGTGGTGGAGATTTAAAGAATATTGGTGGTGATGGCAAATACAGCAAGGATGTTGTATGTCCAGATGGCTGTGTTATGTTTAGGATGACGGCAAATAAACTTGAAAATGAGAATTTTTATAAGGGGAAGTTTTTCGATTAG
- the traF gene encoding conjugal transfer protein TraF encodes MFEKDSYEEDVRLFEKVISTQADELLSNEDLAVAYIGRATCPFCRKFAKKLSGLTNKINITIYYVDSDNFSDNSINSFREKYNIVTVPGFIVSKNREIEVRCDSSITEDEILDLLK; translated from the coding sequence ATGTTTGAAAAAGATAGCTATGAAGAAGATGTAAGGTTATTTGAAAAAGTAATTTCTACACAAGCAGACGAATTATTATCTAATGAAGACTTAGCTGTTGCTTATATTGGTCGTGCAACATGCCCATTCTGCCGTAAATTTGCTAAAAAATTAAGTGGCTTGACTAATAAAATTAACATAACTATTTACTATGTGGATAGTGATAATTTTTCAGATAATTCAATTAACTCATTTAGGGAAAAATATAATATTGTAACTGTACCAGGATTTATTGTTAGTAAAAATAGAGAAATAGAGGTTCGTTGCGATTCTTCAATTACAGAAGACGAAATATTAGATCTGTTAAAATAA
- a CDS encoding HD domain-containing protein encodes MKEKTSTIINEMIRYYAKDPRRVNHFLKVFSFAKSIGELEKLNEETQDVLEVAAIMHDIGIKISEEKYNSSTGNYQEIEGPPVAREMLLKFEFDEKFIERVCHLIGHHHTYSEIDGIDYQILIEADFLVNIYEDEIKIPQIESINNKYFKTKAGTEFLTNLYL; translated from the coding sequence ATGAAAGAAAAGACAAGTACTATAATAAATGAAATGATAAGATATTATGCAAAAGATCCAAGAAGAGTAAATCACTTTTTAAAGGTATTTTCTTTTGCTAAATCAATAGGTGAGCTAGAAAAACTAAATGAAGAGACTCAAGATGTTTTAGAAGTAGCAGCTATAATGCATGATATAGGAATAAAAATTAGTGAAGAAAAATATAATTCATCAACAGGAAATTATCAAGAGATTGAAGGACCACCAGTTGCAAGAGAAATGCTTTTAAAATTTGAGTTTGATGAAAAATTTATAGAAAGAGTATGTCATTTAATTGGGCATCATCATACATATAGTGAAATTGATGGAATTGATTATCAAATATTAATAGAAGCAGATTTCTTAGTTAATATTTATGAAGATGAAATTAAAATTCCTCAAATAGAAAGTATTAATAATAAATATTTTAAAACAAAAGCAGGAACTGAATTTTTAACCAATTTGTATTTATAA
- a CDS encoding ABC transporter permease, whose amino-acid sequence MFLNALKAEQIKLHKCHIGIAFFIIPCISAILGTVNYVSNIDILDNEWYSLWTQHTLFFCYFCFPALIGMYCSYICRLEHMNNNWNSVLTAPVSFSSIYFSKFITIMKMLFLTQVFVGILFYISGKIVGLTSPVPSGMFLWLFFGFCASISIASVQLALSLIIRSFAVPIGISLLGGIMGIAVRAKGLGLYYPYSLFPIGMCSNNPESNLECSVISFMISCILFVIIFSGVSILKMKKR is encoded by the coding sequence ATGTTTTTAAATGCATTAAAAGCTGAACAAATAAAACTTCACAAATGCCATATAGGGATAGCGTTTTTTATAATACCATGCATTTCAGCTATTTTAGGAACTGTCAATTACGTAAGCAATATAGATATATTAGACAATGAATGGTATAGTCTTTGGACACAGCATACTTTGTTTTTTTGCTACTTTTGCTTTCCAGCTTTGATAGGAATGTATTGCTCTTATATTTGTAGATTAGAACATATGAATAATAATTGGAATAGCGTTTTAACTGCACCTGTCAGTTTTAGCAGCATATATTTTTCAAAGTTTATCACAATTATGAAAATGTTATTTTTAACACAAGTTTTTGTAGGAATATTATTTTATATTTCAGGGAAAATAGTAGGATTGACAAGTCCAGTTCCAAGCGGTATGTTTTTGTGGCTTTTCTTTGGATTTTGCGCAAGCATTTCTATTGCCTCAGTTCAGCTTGCACTTTCACTGATAATACGAAGTTTTGCAGTGCCAATAGGTATTTCATTACTTGGAGGAATTATGGGAATCGCAGTTAGGGCGAAAGGCCTTGGACTTTACTATCCTTATTCCTTATTTCCAATTGGAATGTGTTCAAACAATCCAGAAAGCAACTTGGAATGCAGTGTAATTTCATTTATGATTTCATGTATTTTATTTGTAATAATATTTAGTGGAGTTAGTATTTTAAAAATGAAGAAAAGATAA
- a CDS encoding ABC transporter permease gives MMKALSMEFYKIRHRKIGLMVLAIIAVQFITVAYSIKRMKPYELPQGWMYSILLFAQINCFFMPIAVAVIGSRLSDIEHKGNTLKLLKAIMPSSQLFAAKFVCGTVYIVITVILQIGFMIFAGHLKGFTQEFPSGYFAYYLLFTLIVNLTLLLLQLIISLLFINQMISFVVAITGTLLGIFSMYIGSISKFVLWGYYCELSPVRMNWDKDTRIIDLYWINIPFGELSALVVIFILIYMIGKKLFVGKEI, from the coding sequence ATGATGAAAGCACTTTCTATGGAATTTTATAAAATACGTCATCGTAAAATAGGCCTTATGGTATTAGCTATAATTGCAGTACAGTTTATTACAGTTGCCTATTCAATAAAAAGAATGAAACCTTATGAATTACCACAAGGCTGGATGTACTCAATATTATTGTTTGCACAAATTAACTGCTTTTTTATGCCAATAGCGGTAGCTGTTATAGGGTCGCGCTTAAGTGATATAGAGCATAAAGGAAATACTCTTAAATTGTTAAAAGCTATTATGCCAAGCAGTCAATTATTTGCGGCAAAATTTGTATGCGGTACAGTATATATTGTTATTACAGTTATTTTACAAATTGGATTTATGATTTTTGCAGGACATTTAAAAGGTTTTACACAAGAGTTTCCAAGTGGTTATTTTGCTTATTATTTATTATTTACACTTATAGTTAACTTAACTTTATTATTATTACAGCTAATCATTTCATTATTATTTATAAATCAAATGATTTCATTTGTTGTAGCAATTACTGGAACACTTTTGGGAATATTTTCAATGTACATTGGTAGTATATCTAAATTTGTATTATGGGGTTATTACTGTGAATTATCACCAGTAAGAATGAATTGGGATAAAGATACACGAATAATTGATTTATATTGGATTAATATTCCTTTTGGTGAACTTTCAGCATTAGTTGTAATATTTATTTTAATATATATGATCGGGAAAAAACTTTTTGTAGGAAAGGAGATTTAG
- a CDS encoding ABC transporter ATP-binding protein, translated as MEHIITTNNLSKKYGNVYRVKDVDLKISTNTIYGFLGPNGAGKSTTLKMILGLAKPTEGEIKVFGKLSNDKNRLEILKNVGSLIESPSYYGHLTGIENLKIVQTLRNAPKKNIDKVLEIVRLDNQKNKKVNQYSLGMKQRLGLAAALLDFPKLLILDEPTNGLDPAGIQEMRELICSLPKKYGMTVVVSSHLLSEIDQMANTVGIINHGELIFQDNLETLHERSQHKIAIKTLDNAKARSVLNSQGIICDAESEYLLLPQTSNDLIIKCNELFYENKIMMLRIEERQKSLEDIFLELTGKAVSL; from the coding sequence TTGGAACATATAATTACAACTAATAATTTAAGCAAAAAGTATGGAAATGTTTATAGGGTAAAAGATGTTGATTTAAAGATATCAACCAACACTATTTATGGATTTTTAGGTCCCAATGGAGCTGGAAAGTCTACAACATTAAAAATGATTTTAGGGTTGGCTAAACCAACAGAAGGGGAAATAAAGGTATTTGGAAAATTATCAAATGATAAAAATAGATTAGAGATTTTGAAAAATGTAGGAAGCCTTATTGAATCTCCAAGTTATTATGGACATCTAACAGGAATAGAAAATTTGAAAATTGTTCAAACCTTGCGTAATGCGCCAAAAAAAAATATAGATAAGGTATTAGAGATTGTTAGATTAGACAATCAAAAAAATAAAAAGGTAAATCAATATTCCTTAGGGATGAAACAAAGATTGGGACTTGCAGCTGCATTACTTGATTTTCCTAAGCTCCTTATTTTAGATGAACCTACCAATGGACTTGATCCAGCGGGAATACAAGAAATGAGAGAGTTAATATGTTCTCTTCCTAAAAAATATGGTATGACAGTTGTGGTTTCAAGTCATCTATTAAGTGAAATTGATCAAATGGCTAATACTGTAGGAATTATAAATCATGGAGAATTGATTTTTCAAGATAATCTTGAAACTCTTCATGAAAGAAGTCAACATAAGATTGCAATTAAAACTTTGGATAATGCAAAGGCAAGGAGTGTTTTAAATAGCCAAGGTATTATTTGTGATGCTGAAAGTGAATATTTATTATTACCACAAACTTCTAATGACTTAATTATAAAATGCAATGAATTATTTTATGAAAATAAAATTATGATGCTTCGCATAGAAGAACGTCAAAAGAGCTTAGAAGATATTTTCTTAGAGTTAACTGGAAAGGCAGTGAGCTTATGA
- a CDS encoding response regulator transcription factor, with protein sequence MDNIKNSKILIIDDEPSLLEMVKTIMLNEGFHEVFTASNCRMAIEKFKEVTPHVVILDVMLPDGDGFSLMQKLREISTVPILFLSARDEDENRLLGLGLGADDYMTKPFLPRELILRLNIILRRTYFPSGMKPKEKPTFYLGNMLIDMNSGTIKKQEEELTLTAKEYALLDKLYANKGNIVTIDALCRAAWDDNLFGYENTLMVHIRRLREKIEPEPSHPKYLLTVRGLGYKLVLEA encoded by the coding sequence ATGGATAATATTAAAAATTCAAAAATTCTAATTATAGACGATGAACCTTCCCTATTGGAAATGGTTAAAACTATTATGTTAAATGAAGGCTTTCATGAAGTATTTACAGCATCTAATTGTCGTATGGCTATAGAAAAATTTAAAGAGGTAACTCCTCATGTTGTTATTTTAGATGTAATGCTTCCTGATGGAGATGGTTTTTCTCTTATGCAAAAGCTTCGTGAAATTTCGACAGTTCCTATACTTTTTTTATCTGCTAGAGATGAAGATGAAAATAGACTTTTAGGACTTGGACTTGGTGCAGATGATTATATGACCAAACCATTTCTTCCTAGAGAATTAATCCTTAGGCTTAACATTATACTTAGAAGAACATATTTCCCCTCAGGTATGAAACCTAAGGAAAAACCTACTTTTTATTTAGGCAATATGCTTATAGATATGAATAGTGGGACTATAAAAAAACAAGAAGAAGAATTAACCTTAACAGCTAAAGAGTATGCTTTGTTAGACAAGCTCTATGCTAACAAAGGAAATATTGTTACTATTGATGCCTTATGCAGAGCTGCCTGGGATGATAATTTATTTGGATATGAAAATACACTAATGGTACATATAAGAAGACTCAGAGAAAAAATAGAACCAGAACCATCTCATCCAAAGTACCTTTTAACAGTAAGAGGCCTTGGATATAAGCTTGTATTGGAGGCATAA
- a CDS encoding sensor histidine kinase, translating to MKGIMKIILRNVLSAGGIAVLLLITNLIILISWAAYSSKDQTPKYSISNISQDLKREGTNYILSDEASSLITDKFQWAMLLSDDGKVIWSKNLPEDVPLSYTSSDIASFSKWFLNDYPVKEWQHENGLFVLGDSKNSTWKYNFEASEISMYNAPKWLLAGLIINFLIAILLAFLFGIRFFLSLRIIIKGVEDMAEKKPILLNIKGAFKDLANNINITSTELLRQQKLIEKRDTARNNWITSVSHDIRTPLSMIMGYSSSLENNKNFSEEERKQFSIIRLQSEKIKQLVNDLNLTVKLEYEMQPLNIQPFYIAELVRKIVVDHLNNLRDDKYTLQLSVSDEVQSYMINGDMRLFERALNNIIGNSMKHNENGCDISIEMKKKKEYCIIEIKDNGTGFKDDVLENLNSSNEMPTGTSHGLGLFIVKQIIAVHGGTIHFENSENGSSIILYVNN from the coding sequence ATGAAGGGAATAATGAAAATAATTTTACGTAATGTTCTCTCAGCTGGAGGAATTGCTGTATTACTATTAATAACTAATTTGATTATTTTAATTTCATGGGCAGCATATTCCAGTAAAGATCAAACCCCTAAATATAGTATATCTAATATTAGCCAAGATTTAAAAAGAGAAGGTACAAACTATATATTATCTGATGAAGCTTCTTCTTTAATAACAGATAAATTTCAATGGGCAATGCTTTTAAGTGATGATGGGAAAGTTATATGGAGTAAAAACTTACCAGAAGATGTTCCTTTAAGTTACACTTCTTCAGATATTGCATCTTTTTCTAAATGGTTTCTAAATGATTATCCAGTTAAGGAATGGCAACATGAAAATGGATTATTTGTTCTCGGTGATAGTAAAAATAGCACTTGGAAATATAATTTTGAAGCTTCTGAAATATCTATGTACAATGCTCCTAAGTGGTTATTAGCTGGATTAATAATAAATTTTTTAATTGCTATATTATTAGCATTTTTATTTGGAATTCGTTTTTTTCTTTCTCTTCGTATAATTATAAAAGGAGTAGAAGATATGGCTGAAAAAAAGCCGATTTTGCTTAATATTAAAGGGGCTTTTAAAGATTTAGCAAACAACATAAATATCACATCTACAGAATTATTAAGACAGCAAAAATTAATAGAAAAAAGAGATACCGCAAGAAACAATTGGATTACCTCAGTATCCCATGATATCCGTACTCCACTTTCTATGATTATGGGCTATTCTAGTTCCTTAGAAAATAATAAAAATTTTTCTGAAGAAGAAAGAAAACAATTTAGCATTATAAGATTGCAAAGCGAAAAAATAAAGCAGCTAGTCAATGATTTAAATTTAACAGTAAAGCTTGAATATGAAATGCAGCCTTTAAACATTCAGCCTTTTTATATTGCAGAACTTGTTCGAAAGATAGTCGTAGATCATTTAAATAATTTACGTGATGATAAATACACTCTACAACTTTCAGTTTCTGATGAGGTTCAAAGTTATATGATAAATGGTGATATGCGATTATTTGAACGTGCTCTTAATAATATTATAGGAAATAGCATGAAACATAATGAAAATGGTTGTGATATTTCCATTGAAATGAAAAAGAAAAAAGAATACTGCATAATTGAAATTAAAGATAATGGAACAGGCTTTAAAGATGATGTTTTAGAAAATCTAAACTCTTCTAATGAAATGCCTACTGGTACTTCACATGGTCTTGGACTTTTTATTGTAAAGCAAATTATTGCAGTACATGGTGGTACAATTCATTTTGAAAACTCAGAAAATGGTAGTAGCATAATATTGTATGTTAACAACTGA